Proteins encoded in a region of the Candidatus Methylomirabilota bacterium genome:
- a CDS encoding AAA family ATPase has translation MTSSLRVLIVGSDTESTTVLKRLLGAMASVQLVGEHGRLSTALHEGPARRPDLIIVELAAKAAADNSPTNVVGALTRSFPDAAVFATGADVSADFVIEAIRAGAVEFLRRPVQRTDLEAALEKLLRLRRGVPPPARAGRITSVFSTKGGLGVTTLATNLAVCLAERAPDHTILIDLDTRQSDVATFLNLRYTYSVLDALENLERLDDSLLHGLLVKHSSGLMVLPGPTRIERGQLSAEQVKSALEIIRSHFSHV, from the coding sequence ATGACCTCTTCTCTTCGTGTCCTGATCGTCGGCAGCGACACCGAGTCCACCACCGTCCTGAAGCGGCTCCTCGGGGCGATGGCCTCGGTGCAGCTCGTCGGCGAGCACGGACGCCTCTCGACGGCCCTACACGAGGGCCCGGCGCGCCGGCCCGATCTGATCATCGTCGAGCTCGCCGCGAAGGCGGCGGCGGACAATTCTCCCACGAACGTGGTGGGAGCCTTGACCCGCTCCTTCCCGGATGCCGCGGTCTTCGCTACCGGCGCCGACGTCTCCGCCGACTTCGTGATCGAGGCGATCCGCGCCGGGGCCGTTGAGTTCCTGCGCCGCCCGGTCCAACGCACCGACCTGGAGGCGGCGCTCGAGAAGCTGCTCCGGCTCCGCCGCGGCGTCCCGCCGCCCGCGCGGGCGGGGCGAATCACGTCCGTGTTCTCCACCAAGGGGGGCCTCGGCGTTACGACCCTCGCCACCAACCTGGCGGTGTGCCTGGCGGAGCGCGCGCCCGATCACACCATCCTGATCGATCTCGACACCCGTCAGTCCGACGTCGCCACCTTCCTGAACCTTCGTTACACGTACTCGGTGCTCGACGCGCTCGAGAACCTGGAACGGCTGGACGATTCCCTGCTCCACGGTCTTCTCGTCAAGCATTCCAGCGGCCTCATGGTGCTCCCCGGGCCGACTCGCATCGAGCGGGGCCAGCTCTCCGCCGAGCAGGTCAAGTCGGCCCTCGAGATCATTCGCTCCCATTTCTCGCACGTG